GGCCAAGACGCCGGAAGACGCCGAGCGCTTCGCGCAGGACATGATCGGCATGACGCTGGTCACGAAGCAGACCGGCGAAGCGGGCAAGCTCGTGCGCCGAATCTACGTCGAGGCTGCTTCACAGATCGACGATGAACTCTATCTCGCAGTACTCGTGGATCGCGCGACGCAACAGGTTGCAATCATCGGCTCGAGCGAAGGCGGGATGGACATCGAGGAGGTCGCTGAGAACACGCCGGAGAAGATCCTCACCGTCCAGGTCGATCCGCTCATCGGTATCTGCGACTACCAGGTTCGCGATCTGGGTTTTGATCTTGGCCTGACGGCCAAGCAGGTGGCGAGTTTCGCGAGTCAGGTCGTCAAGCTCTACGACCTGTTCGTCAGCAATGATGCGTCACTGGTCGAAATCAACCCGCTGATCGTCTCGGGTGATACGGTCATGCCGCTGGATTGCAAGATCGGTTTCGACGAGAGCGCGCTCTACAGGCACAAAGACATCGCGGAACTGCGCGATCCCGACGAGGAAGACCCGCGCGAGCGAGAGGCTTCCGAGTACGACCTGAGCTGGGTCTCGCTCGACGGCAGTATCGGCTGCATGGTCAACGGCGCCGGTCTGGCGATGGCTACGATGGATATCATCAAGCACACCGGAGGTGAGCCCGCCAACTTCCTCGACGTGGGTGGTACGGCGAATGCGGAACGCGTCAGTCACGCGTTCCGCTTGATCCTATCGGACGAAAACGTCAAGGGGATCCTGGTCAATATCTTCGGAGGTAT
The sequence above is a segment of the bacterium genome. Coding sequences within it:
- the sucC gene encoding ADP-forming succinate--CoA ligase subunit beta, giving the protein MNIHEYQAKALLREAGIEVPTGKLAFSAEEARAAAEDIGGTVVIKAQVHAGGRGKAGGIKLAKTPEDAERFAQDMIGMTLVTKQTGEAGKLVRRIYVEAASQIDDELYLAVLVDRATQQVAIIGSSEGGMDIEEVAENTPEKILTVQVDPLIGICDYQVRDLGFDLGLTAKQVASFASQVVKLYDLFVSNDASLVEINPLIVSGDTVMPLDCKIGFDESALYRHKDIAELRDPDEEDPREREASEYDLSWVSLDGSIGCMVNGAGLAMATMDIIKHTGGEPANFLDVGGTANAERVSHAFRLILSDENVKGILVNIFGGIVLCDLVAEGVIEAAKNVGVNVPLVVRLDGTNAEKGRKMLAESGLDIVPANGMRDAAEKIVGAVNA